The stretch of DNA TCGGGTTCTTCTCCGAAGGATTTGCCAGAGGGTGGGGGTCTCGCCACTCGCCGCCGCCTCAAGTTCGTAGAGATGCACGGGGAACGGCGGCGGCGTAGAGGAGGAGACCGAAGAGAGCCACTGTTCCTCGCCCAGGTTGTCGCGAGGGCTTTGGCCGGAGCCGGAAACAAAGTTGGGGCCGCTGAATAATTCCGAAACCACTCCTACGGGAGCGACCGGCGCCGAGACGACGCCGGACCACACGGCAGCCGCCCCGGCGGCTAAGAGCGACGCGGCCGCCAAAGGTTTTTCGAGGCGACTAACATCACTCCGTGAGTGGCGCCGGGCCGGCGGGCCTCCACCAATACGGACCACTTCCCATGCTTCGGGGCTCAGCGTGACGTCGTCTCCGGTGTCGAGGGCGTCGAGGACATCGACAACGTCTTCGATGTCGGGCCGCTTCTCCGGCGCCAGCGCGCCACGATCGAAGAGGCGGCCAAAGAGTTGACGCAGCTCACTCGGCAGTTGGTCGTAATCGGGGGCGTCGCGCTTCGGCTCGACATCGGCGTGACGGCGGCCGTAGGGCCAGAGCCCACTCTGGACGCGTTCGGTCAGTTTCGGTCGGTCGCCTGCGCCGAGCCAATGACAATCAAACGGATGCACCCCCGCCATGACAAGCTGGAAGATGACGACTCCTAAAGCCCAGACGTCGTGCCCTGTCATCGAGCGAAAGTTACAAGACTCTAAGACCGGAATAAGCTCCGGCGCCGCGTACTCCCACTTGCCGGTATTGCAGCTATAGTTGAGGCCGTTTTCGTAGCACGCGACGGAGTCGAGGTCGACCTCAAACACTGCTCCCGCGTCCGTCACCAACGAGTTCGGCAAGTCGCCACGCACCAAGCCAGCCCGGTGCAGGTCCGCGACCGACCGGGCGTGGTTGCGGGCGACGCGGATGAGGTATGACATCGGCAGCCAGCCAGACGCCCCCAAGACGTACTCCAGGTCGAGGGCGCCGGTGGGGGCGGCGGGCATGGCGTACCCGACAACGCGGCCTTCGCTGTCGATCGCCAGGTCTCCCGGTAAGGCGTAATCGTGCTCCGGGTCGCTCGGCGTTAAGGAGACCGACTTCAGCCAGCGGAGCTTTTGCACATCGGCCTCCCCCCTTAGCACTTTCAAAACTCGACTAGGATTCGTCGAGTGCGGGAATACGTCGCTGTAAGCGCCGGAACCGAGGGGCCGCCCTAGGTCAAGCGCGTAGTCGGACACTTCGAGAGTGACGCGCTTTGTCATCGCTAACCCTCCGCCCGCATCGGCTTGCCGGTCAGGTCTTCCAGAAGCAGGACTTGACCCGCCACGGATCGCGCCTTCAGCGACAGTGAGTCTGAGACGAAATCAAAGAAGTTGACGAAGTCTTTGACACCCCGCATCGCCATCGGCCGACGGCTGGGGTGAGCGAGCTCCTCTGCGATGGCGGAGTCAGGGTTCTCACCGGCCAATAGCAAGAAGACGTTGATGCCCTCTTCGAGGCTCCGGTCACGCGCCTCCAGGGCGCGATGGCGTCGACCAGGGTCGTTAGCCCAGTAATCGCTGAGGACAAAGATCCATGTGCTCGCAATGTCTACGTCGCACTCTGCCTGCCGTGCGTTGCGTTCCGTAATCGCATGCTCGATTATGTCGGCGTAGAGGCCATAGAGGGGTGTTGAGGCCGATGTCGGCAGCTCTGGCATCTGCAGCCCCTCGGCGGGCCTCGAGTCGACGTAGCACTTGGTTTCAGCGCTGTCGGTAAACGCCCAAACCGAAACGTCGACGCGACCCGCCAAACGTGGATCGGCGCGCATCTGCTGGGAGAACCGCCGCACACCTTCTTTGATCTCTTCCTGGCCACCGTTGATGTAAGTCGACGGACTATTGTCCCAGCCAAAGCAGATGGCGTGGCGACCCGAACGCTCGGGAGCGTGGCGACGAGACTCTTCCGGTCCTGACAGACGAGGCCGTTCAGAGAACGGTGCGAACGAAAACTTGCGAACGCTCATCGCCCCACCTCCTTCTTCTTCGCTTCCTTGCGGGCTTGCCGGTCGGCGGCGCGCAGCTCGGCGATCTTGGCGTGCGCTTGGATGAGAGCATTGGATACCTCAAGAAGATCCTCCGACCGCAGCGAATGGGTCTTCCTCCAGCCGTTGTCCTTTTCGTCCTGCCGCTGCTCAGGCGGCAGACAGTAGGAACGACTCACATAGGTGCTGTAGCGGACCTGGCCGTCTTCCGACTCGTTGGCCCAGACCGTGACTTTGATGGCGCTGAAGACGAACTCCGCGGCGGGGCCGTTGGGTGCTTGGGTTGGCATCGCTTCTTTCCTAGGGCTAGGGGTGGGTGCTTGTTGCGCTGAAGTTCCGTTTTACAGGGGGCTCACGCCCCGGGGCGGTTGCGTAAGCCGCCGCCGGGCGGGCGGAAGATGACGATAGCGCTCGGAAACGGCGCGGAATTCTTCGCGTCACCAAAGCGAAGCCGGCCTCGCAAGAATCGGACCTCGCCGCGGGCGGCGTACCGGTGCCACCAGACGGTGTCGGTTCGGGCGGGGACGAGGCAGACAACCAGTGCGCCGCGTTGGGACGACTCGTACGCTTTTGCCATCCAACGCGTTATCTGCCGGCCGTAAGGCGGGTTCATCCAGCACGCATCCTGGCCCCAATCGACGCTCAAGCCGTCGTCGTCCCTGCTGTAGTAGCGGACGCACTTTGCGTTCTCCGGCGTCGCGCAGACGTCGACGTCGAAACCGAATTCGGCGTTGAGGCCTTGGAACAAAAACTGCGGAGTCTCCCAGTCCGACGATTTCGACGAGAACAGGACGGAGGCGTTCTTCATGTTTATGTAGGGCGGTTGGAAGGCGATGCTCAACGGGTGACGACCGTCAGCTACTTGACGGACGCCTCTTTCGAGAACTCGCTGAGGAGCTTGTCCGCTTCCTCGCACGACAGCCCGCTCAGGCGCTTCTTAAGGGCGGCGCGCTGACGGGCGCTCAGCCCTAGCGCGAGGATGCGCTGCCTCTCGCTCGCTTCGGCGACCAGCTCAAGGACGCCATCGGCGCCGCAGCTCCAGAGCGCCTGGGCCCCGTTGCCGCCGCAAACTCGGAGCACCCGCAACGTCAACAGCCTCCCCCCCTCGGTCGGCTCGATGGCGACCAGCTCGCCGTCCACCTCGAAGCTCATGCGGCAGCGGTCGCCGAACTCGTAACTCGTCACGTTGTGCCTCATATCTACAGCCGTCCTCTGCTCGTTAGGGGTAGGGAACTGCTTTTCGCCCGTGCCGGGGAGCTTGGTGGCCAGGCCGTCGCCCCGTGACGCAAAGTTGCAGAATCCGAGGTCTATGCCACCATGCAAGATGCGGAGTCACTCGGACCAATCGAGCCCGAGTGCATGAGCCCCATCGTGGGATTCAACCAAGTCAATTACCACAAGCGGAGTCGACATGAAGCGTCATTCTGCGTCCGAGCAAAACGACAAGACCGAAACGGGTCCGAAGCCGTGCAATCCCGGCAGTTACCGTTTCGACAAAGATCGTCTCGTTCGCTACCAGTCGCTCAGCCGCGTCACCGACGAAGAACTTAGCGGGCTGAAATTCAGTCGCAATACGATCAAGAGCGTGCTTTCCTGTGGGTGCGCGCACGAGAGCACGCTTCGTACTTTCGCCAAAGAATTAGGCGTTTCCTTCGAAGACCTGCTCGACGACGCGAGCCGCGAGGCGTACTACGATCGCGTGGGTTATATCGCGAAAAAAGCTGATGCTTCGCTTGACCCCAGCGTGCTCGTCGAGGACGGCAAACACGCGATGACAAGCCGTTCCTTCGCCCACGCGCGCGTTGCAGAGATCGGACGGCGGCTGAAATCCATGGCGGACGAGTTAAATGTTACGATTGCCGAGGCCAATCAGATCCTTTGGCAGTTCTATATCACCTCGGGTCGCTACCACTCCGCCGAGGCGATCGCCCGGATAATGCGCCGCACCCGATCGACACCGTCCGAAAAGGCGTTCGCCGCGCGGGCGCTTGGGGAATGCCACTTCTATACGGGCAAGCACGTCCGCGCCGTAGCGCTGCTCTGCTCAAGTAGCATTAGGCGCCTCGATGGTGGCTTGATCGACCGCCTCGGATCGCCGCTCGACACCCGTGTCGCCGCCTATGGACACGCGTGCCTGTCGCTCGCCGCGATCGGAAGGACGCCCGAAGCAATGAAGGTCAGTACGAAGGCGATCGAGCAGTCCAGAGTTGCTCGGTCGGATCCCTCGCGGGTGTTCGCGCTGCACTGCGCCGCTGTCCTACGGGTGTTCCTACGCGACCCCGACGGCGCGGCCGGTTACGCGGATGAAGAGATTGTGACAGCGCGAGACGCTCATATCCCGGCATTCGTGGCGTTGGGCCGGATCATCCGCCTCTGGGCCGACGCGATGAGGGGCCATCCGAAACGACTTGACGAATTGTTCGAAGAATTCGTCGCCTACAGGGAGACGCCGATGCGAGTGTCGTTGCCATTTTGGCGAAGCCTTGTCGCTGAGGCGGCCCACAAGTGGGGCGAGACCTACCTCGCCAGATTGCAGGTCCGCGACGCCGAGACCGAGGTCGAACGCATCAAGGACACGTTTTATGCGCCTTGTACTCAGCTCCTCTATGGCGACGTTCTGCTTGAGGGATTCGACGACGAAGTGGCAGCCGCCACACATTATCGGAAAGGAGCGAAGATCGCACGCGACCAGGGCGCCTCGCTTTTTGAACTACGCTGCCTGCTCCGCCTCTTGCGGCTTGCGAGGGACGCCAAGGACCGCAAGCGGATCAAAGCCGACATGAAACGATCGCTGGATGATATCAAAGGAGCCCCCCCCGAACGGGCCGAGGCCCGCGAGGTCTGTCGACCGATTCCCCGCAATCCAGAGTGAGAATGGAGAGC from Botrimarina mediterranea encodes:
- a CDS encoding vWA domain-containing protein — its product is MSVRKFSFAPFSERPRLSGPEESRRHAPERSGRHAICFGWDNSPSTYINGGQEEIKEGVRRFSQQMRADPRLAGRVDVSVWAFTDSAETKCYVDSRPAEGLQMPELPTSASTPLYGLYADIIEHAITERNARQAECDVDIASTWIFVLSDYWANDPGRRHRALEARDRSLEEGINVFLLLAGENPDSAIAEELAHPSRRPMAMRGVKDFVNFFDFVSDSLSLKARSVAGQVLLLEDLTGKPMRAEG
- a CDS encoding DNA N-6-adenine-methyltransferase, producing MKNASVLFSSKSSDWETPQFLFQGLNAEFGFDVDVCATPENAKCVRYYSRDDDGLSVDWGQDACWMNPPYGRQITRWMAKAYESSQRGALVVCLVPARTDTVWWHRYAARGEVRFLRGRLRFGDAKNSAPFPSAIVIFRPPGGGLRNRPGA
- a CDS encoding protein kinase domain-containing protein, encoding MQKLRWLKSVSLTPSDPEHDYALPGDLAIDSEGRVVGYAMPAAPTGALDLEYVLGASGWLPMSYLIRVARNHARSVADLHRAGLVRGDLPNSLVTDAGAVFEVDLDSVACYENGLNYSCNTGKWEYAAPELIPVLESCNFRSMTGHDVWALGVVIFQLVMAGVHPFDCHWLGAGDRPKLTERVQSGLWPYGRRHADVEPKRDAPDYDQLPSELRQLFGRLFDRGALAPEKRPDIEDVVDVLDALDTGDDVTLSPEAWEVVRIGGGPPARRHSRSDVSRLEKPLAAASLLAAGAAAVWSGVVSAPVAPVGVVSELFSGPNFVSGSGQSPRDNLGEEQWLSSVSSSTPPPFPVHLYELEAAASGETPTLWQILRRRTR